A section of the Acidobacterium capsulatum ATCC 51196 genome encodes:
- a CDS encoding TetR/AcrR family transcriptional regulator, which produces MSTVLEQFAPAGSRQAMRSEATRKALLEAARKVFARDGFEAARIEDIAAEAGRSRGAFYANFANKEAAIFALRNQALAEYEAEMLRLQAEAVPPEKQLEHFEQWIAKRIPDAGQILVQLEFKQFAARHPELRRKLLLEHLRKQCKVELECVEGRLPSLNGPVTREQQQRMLLVESVLEGLALNHQFSPELLPEETLQQMVHLLLNAALDWRSSSAEPALEAASE; this is translated from the coding sequence ATGTCCACAGTGCTCGAACAATTTGCTCCTGCCGGTTCGCGGCAGGCGATGCGCAGCGAGGCAACTCGCAAGGCGCTGCTGGAAGCGGCCCGCAAGGTATTTGCACGGGATGGATTTGAAGCCGCCCGCATTGAAGACATTGCTGCCGAGGCCGGGCGCAGCCGGGGCGCGTTCTACGCGAACTTTGCCAACAAGGAAGCGGCAATCTTCGCCCTGCGCAACCAGGCGTTGGCGGAGTACGAAGCCGAGATGCTGCGCCTGCAGGCAGAAGCGGTTCCCCCTGAAAAGCAGCTTGAGCACTTTGAGCAGTGGATAGCCAAACGCATTCCAGACGCCGGGCAGATTCTGGTGCAACTGGAATTCAAGCAGTTTGCCGCACGGCATCCTGAACTGCGCCGCAAGCTGCTGCTGGAGCACCTGCGCAAGCAATGCAAGGTGGAGCTGGAGTGCGTGGAGGGCCGTCTGCCGAGCCTGAACGGTCCGGTCACGCGCGAGCAGCAGCAGCGTATGCTGCTGGTCGAGTCCGTGCTCGAAGGCCTGGCGCTCAATCACCAGTTCAGCCCGGAACTGCTGCCCGAGGAGACGCTGCAACAGATGGTCCATCTGCTGCTGAACGCGGCGCTGGACTGGCGCAGCAGCTCCGCGGAGCCCGCGCTGGAAGCTGCGTCAGAGTGA
- the asnS gene encoding asparagine--tRNA ligase, producing the protein MTEETNVTNTATEAPLTTIARIGEHEGKTITLRGWLYNLRESGKLLFPIFRDGSGTIQGIVPKAAVAPEVFERIKGLTQESSVIVTGKVRADHRAPGGYELDVENVEVVQRVPEDTPFPISLKEHGTDFLMEHRHLWIRTPRQSAILRIRAEIIKAARDFLDDNGFILTDPPILTPAACEGTSTLFPVEYFGDEAYLTQSGQLYIESTALALGKVYSFGPTFRAEKSKTRRHLTEFWMVEPEWAYAGLDDLMGLAEQFISFIVGRVLTRRAADLKVLGRDVAKLQSIQAPFPRLSYDEAAQMLNDAHAKGLLEHPFEYGNDFGSPDETYISSQFDRPVMVHRYPAAVKAFYMEPDPENSKYALCVDVLAPEGYGEIIGGSQRISSYELLKQRIEDHQLPLEAFQWYLDLRRYGSVPHSGFGMGIERAVAWICGLEHVRETIPFARTLNRIYP; encoded by the coding sequence ATGACTGAAGAAACAAACGTAACCAACACTGCGACAGAAGCGCCGCTCACCACCATTGCGCGCATCGGCGAGCATGAAGGCAAGACCATCACGCTGCGCGGATGGCTCTATAACCTGCGCGAGAGCGGCAAGCTGCTCTTCCCCATCTTTCGCGACGGCAGCGGAACCATTCAGGGCATTGTGCCCAAGGCCGCGGTCGCGCCCGAGGTCTTTGAGCGCATCAAGGGGCTCACGCAGGAGTCTTCTGTCATCGTCACCGGCAAGGTTCGCGCCGACCATCGCGCCCCCGGCGGCTATGAGCTGGACGTGGAGAACGTCGAGGTGGTGCAGCGCGTGCCCGAAGATACTCCCTTCCCCATCTCGCTCAAGGAGCATGGCACCGACTTCCTGATGGAGCATCGGCACCTCTGGATTCGCACGCCGCGCCAGTCGGCCATTCTGCGCATTCGCGCCGAAATCATCAAGGCGGCGCGCGACTTTCTTGACGACAACGGCTTCATCCTGACAGATCCGCCGATTCTCACGCCCGCGGCCTGCGAGGGCACCAGCACGCTCTTCCCGGTGGAGTACTTTGGCGACGAAGCCTACCTGACGCAGAGCGGCCAGCTCTACATTGAGAGCACGGCGCTCGCGCTCGGCAAGGTCTATTCGTTTGGGCCGACGTTCCGCGCGGAGAAGTCAAAGACGCGCCGCCACCTTACTGAGTTCTGGATGGTCGAGCCAGAGTGGGCTTATGCCGGCCTCGATGACCTGATGGGTCTGGCCGAGCAGTTCATCAGCTTCATCGTCGGGCGCGTGCTCACGCGCCGCGCCGCTGACCTGAAGGTGCTGGGCCGCGATGTCGCGAAGCTTCAGAGCATTCAGGCGCCGTTCCCGCGTTTGAGCTACGATGAGGCCGCGCAGATGCTCAATGACGCGCATGCCAAGGGCCTGCTGGAGCATCCTTTTGAGTACGGCAATGACTTTGGCTCGCCGGATGAGACCTACATCTCCTCGCAGTTTGACCGCCCGGTGATGGTGCATCGCTACCCTGCTGCCGTCAAAGCCTTCTACATGGAGCCGGACCCGGAGAACTCGAAATATGCGCTCTGCGTTGACGTGCTGGCGCCGGAGGGCTACGGCGAGATCATCGGCGGCTCGCAGCGCATCTCTTCGTATGAGCTGCTCAAGCAGCGCATTGAAGATCATCAGCTCCCGCTGGAAGCCTTTCAGTGGTATCTCGATCTGCGTCGCTATGGGTCGGTGCCGCACTCCGGCTTCGGCATGGGCATTGAGCGCGCCGTCGCCTGGATCTGTGGCCTGGAGCACGTGCGCGAGACGATCCCGTTTGCGCGCACGCTGAACCGGATTTATCCATAG
- a CDS encoding type II toxin-antitoxin system RelE/ParE family toxin — MIRSFRHPGVERFFLTGSKAGIQPAHANKLRLQLAALHAATRPEDMCAPGWDLHPLKGNREGHWSVKVNGNWRLTFRFDGPDAILVDYQDYH, encoded by the coding sequence ATGATTCGGTCTTTCAGGCACCCCGGCGTGGAAAGATTTTTCCTGACGGGATCAAAGGCGGGCATACAACCGGCACATGCAAACAAGCTGCGACTTCAGCTTGCCGCCTTGCATGCGGCAACACGACCCGAGGATATGTGCGCCCCCGGCTGGGACTTGCACCCCCTCAAAGGAAATCGGGAAGGACACTGGTCAGTGAAGGTAAATGGGAACTGGCGCTTGACGTTTCGCTTCGATGGACCGGACGCGATACTGGTTGACTATCAGGATTATCATTAG
- a CDS encoding D-alanine--D-alanine ligase family protein codes for MKKLRIGILFGGRSGEHEVSLLSAASILKAIDRKKYEVVPIGITKQGRWVTADAAELLLANGSAKAEPRPLRAGDPDTTPGAAVLAKGEAVIVPPVPQQASQGALVPFETQASTLTADSARQALQLDIIFPVLHGTFGEDGTIQGLLELAGIAYVGSGVLGSATGMDKDIMKRLFASAKLPITKHVTFLRPEWEKNPRKITTQIEAALKYPVFVKPANLGSSVGISKARDRKELKAAIELAAGFDRKIVVEQGVGGKRGKARELEVAVLGNNAPEASVVGEIVPGKEFYDYEAKYLSEGSVPIIPAKLTKAQSKQIREMAVAAFRACDCAGLARVDFLMEPGTSGRIYLNEINTLPGFTSISMYPKLWEASGLPYSKLIDRLIELARERRAEQDRNRYSL; via the coding sequence ATGAAAAAACTCCGTATCGGCATCCTCTTCGGCGGGCGCAGCGGCGAGCATGAAGTCTCGCTGCTCTCGGCGGCCTCGATTCTCAAAGCCATTGACCGCAAAAAGTATGAGGTGGTGCCTATCGGCATCACCAAGCAGGGCCGCTGGGTGACGGCGGATGCGGCCGAGTTGCTGCTCGCCAACGGCAGCGCCAAAGCAGAGCCGCGACCCTTGCGCGCCGGCGACCCGGACACCACACCCGGCGCTGCCGTGCTGGCGAAGGGCGAGGCTGTCATCGTTCCGCCGGTACCGCAGCAAGCCAGCCAGGGCGCGCTGGTGCCTTTTGAGACCCAAGCCAGCACGCTTACCGCCGATTCTGCGCGGCAGGCGCTCCAGCTCGATATCATCTTCCCCGTGCTGCACGGCACCTTTGGAGAAGACGGCACCATCCAGGGGCTGCTGGAACTGGCCGGCATCGCCTACGTCGGCTCGGGCGTGCTGGGCTCGGCCACCGGCATGGACAAGGACATCATGAAGCGGCTCTTCGCCTCTGCGAAGCTGCCCATCACAAAGCACGTCACCTTTCTGCGTCCCGAGTGGGAGAAAAATCCGCGCAAGATCACCACGCAGATTGAGGCGGCGCTCAAGTATCCCGTCTTTGTGAAGCCGGCGAATCTGGGCTCCTCGGTCGGCATCTCGAAGGCGCGCGACCGCAAAGAGCTGAAAGCCGCGATCGAACTCGCCGCCGGCTTCGACCGCAAAATCGTCGTGGAGCAAGGGGTGGGCGGCAAACGCGGCAAGGCCCGCGAGCTCGAAGTCGCCGTGCTCGGCAACAATGCGCCGGAAGCGTCGGTAGTGGGCGAAATCGTCCCCGGCAAGGAGTTCTATGATTACGAGGCCAAATATCTCAGCGAAGGCTCGGTGCCTATCATTCCGGCCAAGCTGACTAAAGCGCAGTCGAAGCAGATTCGCGAGATGGCCGTGGCGGCCTTCCGCGCCTGCGACTGCGCCGGGCTGGCCCGGGTCGATTTCCTGATGGAGCCGGGCACCTCGGGCCGCATCTATCTGAATGAAATCAATACGCTGCCCGGCTTTACCTCCATCAGCATGTACCCTAAGCTCTGGGAGGCCAGCGGGTTGCCGTACTCCAAGCTCATTGACCGGCTGATTGAGCTCGCGCGTGAGCGCCGCGCCGAGCAGGATCGCAACCGCTACAGCCTTTAA
- a CDS encoding HigA family addiction module antitoxin, whose protein sequence is MRMYNPPHPGEILAEYLNGRPVTATSTHLGVSRVALSRVLNGRAGISADMAIRLAEAFNTTPELWMNLQVQYDLARAGKARRKKITPLHDAA, encoded by the coding sequence ATGCGAATGTATAACCCGCCTCACCCCGGCGAAATTTTAGCCGAATACTTGAATGGACGCCCGGTGACTGCGACCTCGACTCATCTGGGAGTTTCGCGTGTGGCTCTCTCGCGTGTATTGAACGGCAGGGCCGGCATCTCCGCGGACATGGCGATCCGCTTGGCTGAAGCATTCAATACCACGCCCGAGCTATGGATGAACTTGCAGGTGCAGTACGACCTTGCGCGCGCTGGCAAAGCCAGGAGAAAGAAGATCACGCCGCTGCATGATGCTGCGTAG
- a CDS encoding pepsin/retropepsin-like aspartic protease family protein, translated as MHSTVASAPRASHAEVRDVLQPIRSSLLFLVLCTLISPVFAASLRDRIGPHPTPPFTDESAGFSVPFQYFEHHLYVTVSVNGQAGLSFLVDTGTSANILDLTVSRQLGIPVEKITRARDLGLGGGKVSIAGAQHVDVRLDHHLIADTLAIVDLHALASDMRHPIDGILGYPLLRRFVTGINFETSQITLWPAKSFRYHGGGEIMALSRKGNVPTIPITVATVTQLTRNARVEVDTGSDATLLLYPQYAHRAHLDNSFLKMKSGQAYGLGGLFPVRPGVLGSMTMGNIMVVRFIAFLMQTKPLVTRRDVCGVIGTSVLGSYRRVIFDVPRNRIIFELPPAIPPLRQASNAPPPGPSL; from the coding sequence ATGCATTCCACCGTGGCTTCTGCGCCGCGCGCCAGCCACGCGGAGGTGAGAGATGTGCTTCAGCCCATCCGGTCTTCGTTGCTTTTCCTCGTTCTGTGTACTCTGATTTCCCCGGTCTTTGCGGCCTCTCTGCGCGACCGCATCGGCCCACATCCCACGCCGCCGTTTACCGATGAAAGCGCCGGCTTCTCGGTGCCTTTCCAGTACTTTGAGCACCACCTGTATGTCACCGTTTCGGTTAACGGGCAGGCGGGGCTCAGCTTTCTGGTGGATACCGGCACCAGCGCCAATATTCTCGATCTGACGGTCTCGCGCCAGCTCGGCATTCCGGTTGAAAAAATTACGCGCGCCCGCGACCTGGGCCTGGGTGGAGGCAAAGTCTCTATCGCCGGAGCGCAGCATGTGGATGTGCGCCTCGATCATCACCTGATCGCCGACACGCTCGCGATTGTGGACCTGCATGCGCTTGCCAGCGACATGCGGCATCCGATCGATGGAATTCTCGGCTATCCGCTGCTTCGCCGCTTTGTGACGGGCATCAATTTTGAAACCAGCCAGATTACCTTATGGCCGGCGAAAAGTTTTCGTTATCACGGCGGCGGCGAGATCATGGCCCTCAGCCGCAAGGGTAACGTCCCCACCATTCCCATTACGGTGGCGACGGTGACGCAGCTCACGAGAAATGCGCGCGTCGAGGTCGATACCGGCAGCGACGCCACACTGCTGCTCTATCCGCAGTATGCGCACCGCGCGCATCTCGACAATTCATTTCTGAAGATGAAGTCCGGGCAGGCTTATGGGCTGGGCGGACTCTTCCCGGTACGGCCGGGCGTGCTCGGCTCCATGACCATGGGCAACATCATGGTGGTGCGATTCATTGCGTTTCTGATGCAGACCAAGCCGCTGGTGACAAGGCGCGATGTCTGCGGCGTGATCGGGACGTCAGTGCTGGGCAGCTACCGGCGAGTGATCTTTGATGTGCCGCGCAACCGCATTATCTTTGAGCTGCCGCCGGCGATTCCGCCCCTGCGTCAGGCATCGAATGCGCCGCCGCCGGGGCCGTCACTCTGA
- a CDS encoding elongation factor G, whose translation MKTYASQEIRNVALAGHAHCGKTTLISAMLHAARVTANLCRVEDGSAITAYDEEDVVRGTTMHNCVAYAEWNGVKVNLVDTPGFHMFAPEARCAMLPVESALMVVHAVNGVESITERVWKYAEESAMPRSIVLNQMDHARAAERYEETLAALRERYGRSVVPVQVPWHRDGVFVGVVDLITMQAFAYEPMGDGRGKIVEIPAELADAAKEAHETLVELVAEGKDELMEEFFAEGTLPEQHLITALHEAIREDRIFPVLYASGLTEVGADHLLDFLKVYAPSPLERQPVAARARATMAQAVGNGHADAAQAAAEAAEGEMVLRRVDDAEPLALYIFKTMTDPFAGRISFFKVFSGCLKNDASVVNYSRGTTEKLAHLSVMQGHNAEAVAELHAGDIGAVAKLKDTATGDTLGEKGHEVFFEPVPMPEPAMTWAIEPRSRSDEDKLAPAVHKLMEEDLLMRFFRDPQTNEFLIAAAGQPHIESLVSKLKKRYHTEVTLKPPKVPYRETIRGSAEAQGRHKKQTGGHGQYGDCKIRMEPLERGAGFAFANEIFGGAIPRQFVPAVEKGIQESAARGYLAGFPVVDFKVTLYDGSYHDVDSNEMSFKMAGRLAFRKCMEQARPVLLEPVMAVEVEAPGEFAGALMGDLNQRRGRVQGQMQRHSGDGMVIQAQVPMAEMLNYGQALTALTQGRGSFHMDMDHYDVVPQSIAEKIIAGARKPAEDDEAA comes from the coding sequence ATGAAAACCTATGCCAGCCAGGAGATTCGCAACGTAGCCTTAGCCGGGCATGCGCACTGCGGAAAGACCACGCTCATTTCCGCCATGCTGCATGCCGCCCGCGTGACTGCCAACCTGTGCCGCGTGGAAGATGGCTCGGCCATCACCGCCTATGACGAAGAAGATGTGGTCCGCGGCACCACCATGCACAACTGCGTCGCCTATGCGGAATGGAATGGCGTGAAGGTGAACCTAGTCGACACGCCGGGCTTTCACATGTTCGCGCCCGAGGCCCGCTGCGCCATGCTGCCCGTGGAATCAGCCCTGATGGTGGTGCATGCCGTGAACGGCGTTGAAAGCATCACCGAGCGCGTGTGGAAGTATGCCGAAGAGTCGGCGATGCCGCGCTCGATTGTGCTCAACCAGATGGATCATGCCCGCGCGGCCGAACGTTATGAGGAGACACTCGCGGCGCTGCGCGAGCGCTATGGGCGCAGCGTAGTTCCGGTGCAGGTGCCGTGGCACCGCGACGGCGTCTTTGTGGGCGTGGTGGACCTGATCACGATGCAGGCCTTTGCCTATGAGCCCATGGGCGACGGACGGGGCAAGATTGTCGAGATTCCTGCCGAGCTGGCGGATGCCGCAAAGGAAGCGCATGAGACGCTGGTCGAACTGGTGGCCGAGGGCAAGGATGAGTTGATGGAAGAGTTCTTTGCCGAGGGCACGCTGCCCGAGCAGCACCTGATCACCGCTCTGCATGAGGCGATTCGCGAAGACCGCATCTTTCCCGTGCTCTATGCGAGCGGATTAACCGAGGTGGGCGCCGATCATCTGCTGGATTTTCTGAAGGTCTATGCGCCGTCGCCTCTGGAGCGCCAGCCGGTGGCCGCGCGCGCCCGCGCCACCATGGCGCAAGCAGTCGGCAATGGGCATGCCGACGCAGCCCAGGCTGCGGCAGAGGCGGCCGAGGGAGAAATGGTCCTGCGCCGCGTGGACGATGCCGAGCCGCTGGCGCTGTATATCTTCAAGACGATGACCGATCCCTTCGCCGGCCGCATCAGCTTCTTCAAAGTCTTCTCCGGCTGCCTGAAGAACGATGCCAGCGTGGTGAATTATTCGCGAGGCACCACGGAGAAGCTCGCGCATCTCTCGGTCATGCAAGGGCACAACGCTGAGGCCGTCGCCGAGCTGCATGCAGGCGACATTGGCGCAGTGGCCAAGCTCAAGGACACAGCCACCGGCGACACGCTCGGCGAGAAAGGACATGAAGTGTTTTTTGAGCCGGTGCCGATGCCCGAGCCCGCCATGACCTGGGCGATTGAGCCAAGAAGCCGCTCCGATGAGGACAAGCTGGCCCCGGCCGTGCACAAGCTGATGGAAGAGGATCTGCTGATGCGCTTCTTCCGCGATCCGCAGACCAACGAATTTCTGATTGCGGCGGCGGGGCAGCCGCATATCGAGTCCCTGGTGTCGAAGCTCAAGAAGCGCTACCACACTGAGGTGACGCTCAAGCCGCCCAAGGTGCCCTATCGCGAGACGATTCGCGGCAGCGCCGAGGCGCAGGGCCGCCACAAAAAGCAGACCGGCGGCCACGGGCAATATGGCGACTGCAAAATTCGCATGGAGCCGTTGGAGCGAGGCGCGGGCTTTGCCTTTGCGAATGAGATTTTTGGCGGCGCGATTCCGCGGCAGTTTGTTCCGGCGGTCGAGAAGGGCATTCAGGAATCGGCGGCGCGGGGCTATCTGGCGGGGTTTCCGGTCGTGGACTTCAAGGTGACGCTCTACGACGGCAGCTATCACGACGTGGACTCCAATGAGATGTCATTCAAGATGGCCGGGCGGCTGGCCTTTCGCAAATGCATGGAGCAGGCGCGGCCCGTGTTGCTGGAGCCGGTGATGGCCGTCGAAGTGGAAGCTCCCGGCGAGTTTGCCGGCGCGCTGATGGGCGACCTGAACCAGCGGCGCGGGCGCGTGCAGGGACAGATGCAGCGCCATTCCGGCGACGGCATGGTGATTCAGGCGCAGGTGCCCATGGCCGAAATGCTCAACTACGGCCAGGCGCTCACCGCGCTGACCCAAGGCCGGGGCAGCTTCCACATGGACATGGACCACTACGACGTGGTGCCGCAAAGCATTGCGGAAAAGATCATCGCCGGCGCCCGCAAACCTGCCGAGGATGACGAGGCGGCGTAA
- a CDS encoding acetyl ornithine aminotransferase family protein, translated as MTPTTETHAEEDIRHTYGPKLVTSLPGPNARAVVEADDRLISPSYTRSYPMVAKRGRGVRVEDVDGNEFLDFAAGIAVTSTGHCHPEVVTAIQRQAAELIHMSGTDFYYENMITLAERLSKLAPMKGPHRFYYGNSGAEAVECALKIARYHTGRQHIIAFLGAFHGRTMGALSLTASKPQQKRRFSPLVPGVTHVRYPYAYRGCSGGPQEEEAFALGCARYIEDKLFKTTLAPEEVAAIFVEPIQGEGGYVPAPKIFLQELRKICDRHGILLVADEVQSGAGRTGQWWAIQDSGVEPDIVCIAKGIASGMPLSICMTRAEIMDWKPGSHASTFGGNPVAIAAALATMDVLEREGIANAAKRGGEILERLRTWKEKHPVVGDVRGRGLMIGVEFVKDQKTREVAPALRDRIVDLCFERGLLVLGCGETSIRLAPPLIVNEHEAKIALDIFEQSVAIAAKEM; from the coding sequence ATGACGCCCACCACCGAAACGCACGCCGAAGAGGACATTCGACACACTTACGGACCCAAGCTGGTCACCTCGCTGCCGGGCCCCAACGCCAGGGCTGTGGTGGAAGCCGATGACCGCCTGATCTCGCCCAGCTACACGCGCTCCTATCCCATGGTGGCAAAGCGCGGCCGGGGCGTGCGTGTGGAAGATGTGGACGGCAACGAGTTTCTCGACTTTGCCGCGGGCATTGCCGTGACCTCGACCGGCCACTGTCATCCTGAAGTGGTGACAGCCATTCAGCGCCAGGCCGCCGAGCTGATTCACATGTCGGGCACCGACTTTTACTACGAAAACATGATCACGCTCGCCGAGCGGCTGTCGAAACTGGCGCCGATGAAGGGGCCGCACCGCTTCTACTACGGCAACTCGGGCGCCGAGGCCGTGGAGTGCGCGCTGAAAATTGCCCGCTACCACACCGGCCGCCAGCACATCATCGCGTTTCTCGGCGCGTTTCACGGCCGCACCATGGGCGCGCTCTCGCTCACGGCCTCAAAGCCGCAGCAGAAGCGCCGCTTTTCGCCACTCGTGCCGGGCGTGACGCATGTGCGGTATCCGTATGCGTATCGCGGCTGCAGCGGCGGCCCGCAGGAGGAAGAAGCCTTTGCGCTGGGCTGCGCGCGCTACATCGAAGACAAGCTCTTCAAGACGACGCTTGCTCCTGAAGAGGTCGCCGCGATCTTTGTGGAACCGATCCAGGGCGAAGGCGGCTATGTGCCGGCGCCGAAGATCTTTTTGCAGGAGCTGCGGAAGATTTGCGACAGGCACGGCATTCTGCTGGTGGCCGATGAGGTGCAGTCGGGCGCGGGCCGCACCGGGCAGTGGTGGGCCATTCAGGACTCCGGCGTGGAGCCGGACATTGTCTGCATCGCCAAGGGCATTGCCTCAGGCATGCCGCTGAGCATCTGCATGACCAGGGCTGAAATCATGGACTGGAAGCCGGGCTCGCATGCCTCGACCTTTGGCGGCAACCCCGTGGCGATTGCCGCGGCGCTGGCCACCATGGATGTGCTGGAGCGCGAGGGCATCGCCAATGCCGCCAAACGCGGCGGCGAAATACTGGAGCGGCTGCGCACCTGGAAAGAGAAGCATCCCGTGGTGGGCGACGTGCGCGGGCGCGGACTGATGATCGGCGTGGAGTTTGTGAAGGACCAGAAGACGCGCGAGGTGGCTCCGGCGCTGCGCGACCGCATCGTGGACCTGTGCTTTGAGCGCGGACTGCTGGTGCTGGGTTGCGGCGAGACCTCGATCCGTCTGGCCCCGCCGCTCATTGTGAATGAGCATGAGGCGAAGATTGCGCTCGACATCTTTGAACAGAGCGTGGCGATCGCCGCGAAGGAGATGTAA
- the rocF gene encoding arginase yields the protein MSKETEKMAAEKAAVAGLTSGPIYSGTQALPPRKIKLIGVPLDMGASRRGVDMGPSAVRVAGLEARLEALGHQVTDGGNISVAIAETKHSGEQNARYLQEITETCTKAAGMVTKALEQGMTPLVIGGDHSVAAGSVSGVAEYYRHQNQRIGLLWIDAHGDMNTPETSPSGNVHGMPLAALLGLGPESLANICGWSPKVLPENTVLIGVRDIDATEKENIKRAGVTEVYTMRDIDERGMRTVMEEALRAAGRGTAGYHVSLDMDWIDPEDAPGVGTPVRGGATYREAHLAMEIIADHGRMVSFELVEVNPVIDEHNRTADLAVELICSAFGKKIL from the coding sequence ATGTCGAAAGAAACAGAGAAAATGGCCGCGGAAAAAGCCGCGGTCGCCGGACTCACCTCCGGCCCTATCTACAGCGGAACGCAGGCCCTGCCCCCGCGCAAAATCAAGCTCATCGGTGTGCCCCTCGATATGGGCGCCTCGCGCCGCGGCGTGGACATGGGTCCCTCTGCCGTGCGTGTGGCCGGCCTGGAAGCGCGCCTGGAGGCGCTGGGCCATCAGGTGACCGATGGCGGCAACATCAGCGTAGCCATCGCCGAAACCAAGCACTCCGGCGAGCAGAATGCCCGCTACCTGCAAGAGATCACCGAGACCTGCACCAAGGCGGCCGGCATGGTCACCAAGGCACTGGAACAGGGCATGACGCCGCTGGTGATTGGCGGCGATCACTCCGTCGCGGCGGGCAGCGTCTCTGGCGTGGCCGAGTACTACCGCCATCAGAACCAGCGCATCGGCCTTCTCTGGATTGACGCCCACGGCGACATGAATACGCCGGAGACCTCGCCCAGCGGCAACGTGCATGGCATGCCGCTCGCGGCGCTGCTTGGCCTGGGGCCGGAATCGCTGGCGAACATCTGCGGATGGAGCCCCAAGGTGCTGCCCGAAAACACTGTGCTCATTGGCGTGCGCGACATCGACGCTACCGAAAAAGAGAACATCAAGCGCGCCGGCGTCACCGAGGTCTACACCATGCGCGACATTGACGAGCGCGGCATGCGCACCGTGATGGAAGAAGCCCTGCGCGCGGCCGGACGTGGCACGGCCGGCTACCATGTCTCGCTCGACATGGACTGGATTGACCCGGAAGACGCCCCCGGCGTTGGGACGCCCGTCCGTGGCGGCGCAACGTATCGCGAGGCACACCTGGCTATGGAGATCATCGCCGACCACGGCCGCATGGTCAGCTTTGAGCTGGTCGAGGTGAATCCGGTGATCGACGAGCACAACCGCACCGCTGATTTAGCGGTGGAGCTGATCTGCTCGGCGTTTGGGAAGAAGATTTTGTAA